A genomic region of Arcobacter sp. LA11 contains the following coding sequences:
- a CDS encoding RNA-binding protein, translated as MNIYVGNLSYRMGDSELEAVFAKFGEVKSAKVIMDRETGRSKGFGFVEMETAIAGNEAIEALNGNDCEGRSLRVNEARPREERPRRQY; from the coding sequence ATGAACATTTATGTAGGAAATCTGTCATATAGAATGGGTGATAGTGAATTAGAAGCTGTATTCGCTAAATTTGGTGAAGTTAAAAGTGCTAAAGTTATCATGGACAGAGAGACAGGAAGATCTAAAGGTTTTGGTTTTGTTGAAATGGAAACAGCAATTGCTGGAAATGAAGCTATCGAAGCGCTTAATGGGAATGACTGCGAAGGTAGAAGCTTAAGAGTTAACGAAGCTAGACCAAGAGAAGAAAGACCAAGAAGACAATACTAA